Part of the Candidatus Binatia bacterium genome is shown below.
CCGACCTGAGTCCGCCGATCGCGGGCCGCGTCGACCCGGCGACCTACCGCGTCGGCCCGGGCGACGAGTTCGCGCTCCTCTACTCCGATCTCGGCGAGCCCCGGATCGTCCGCGTCGGCCCGACGGGAACGATCCTGCTCCCCGACGTGGGAGCGCTCGCGGCGGCGGGGCTCACCCTGGAGGAGCTGGAGTCGCGGGTGCGGGAGCGGATGCGCCCCTATGTGCGCGGGCGCGGCTTCGGCTTCAGCCTCTATCGTCCCCGGCGCTTCCGGCTCTACGTCACAGGCGAGGTGGGCCAGCCGGGGGGTGTTGCGCTCCAGGCGCCGGCGCGCGCCTCCGAGGCGGTTCTGGCCGCGGGCGGAGTCGCCGGCGGAGGCGCGCTCCGCGGCATCGAGATCCGCCGGGGCTCGGACACGCTGCGGGCCGACCTCGTGCTCTCCTCGCGGGGTGGCCGGCTCGATGCCGACCCCCTCGTCTTCGAGAGCGACGTCATCTACGTGCCGCCCTCCCGAGCGAGGATCGGGATCGGAGGGGCGGTGGTCCACCCGGGGCGCTACGACTATGTCCCCGGCGATCGCGCGAGCGATCTCGTCGCTCTGGCGGGGGGACTCCTCCCTGGAGCCGCACTCGCCGGCGCGACGATCGAGCGATTCGATCCGGAAGGCGGAGCGGAGCGATCCCCGCTACGCCTGAGCGAGGCGATCGCCGCGCCGGGGGGCCCGGCCGACGAACCGCTCCGCGAGGGGGACCGGCTCTTCGTGCCGGGGCGCCCGCGCTGGCAGGAGGGGGACCAGGTGACGCTGGTCGGAGAGGTCGCCCGCCCGGGCCCCTACCCGATCCGTTCCGGAGTCGACCGCCTGAGCGTCGTGCTCGCCGCCGCGGGAGGGTTCACCGCGTCCGCGGACAGCGCGGGGCTCCGGATCGAGCGGACCGCGGCCGGAGCGCCGAGCGATTCCCTCTTTCTCCGGCTCACGGAGCGTAACCCGGACCTGCTCACTCCGGCCGAGCGCGACTACGTCGCGGTGACCGCGCGGGAGCGGCTGGCCCTCTCGGCCGGAGCCGCGCGCGCCCTCGGCGATCCGGTGCTCCACGACGGGGATCGCATCGTCGTGCCGCGGCGGATCGGACTCGTCGGCGTGCAGGGGGAGGTGCGCGCCCCCGGATTCGTTCCCTACGCGCCCGGGCGCCGCGTCGCCGACTACGTGGAGGACGCGGGAGGATACACGTCGCGCGCGTACAGGAGCCGGATCCGCGTGACGCGGGCGGCCACCGGAGCCCGCATGGACGCGAGTGAAGCCGGAATTCTCCGAGAAGGGGACGTCGTCTGGGTCCCGACCCGGCCGGACCACAGCACGTGGGCGAGCGTGCGGGACGTTCTGACCACGGCCGCCCAGGTGGCGACCATCTACCTCGTCGTGCGCGAGGCTACCAAGTAGTCGCGGGCCCGCTCCCGGCCACGCCACAGCGACGCGAGAAGCACGGGGGGCACCAGGAGCGCCGCGGGCAGCTTCCGCGGATCCCAGCGCCACTTGCCCCAGATCAGGAGCGCGAGCGCCCCGGCGAGCGCGAAGAGCCACGCCGCCACGCCCGCCTCGCCCAGAACCGCCGCTCCGGCCGCCGCGAGGAGGGCCGTGACGTATACGGCGCAGGCGTGGACGAACGGGCGCCGGATCGAGATCGGTCCCCAGCGGATCACCTCGATCTGGCTCCGGAACGCCTCCGGATGCCTCGCTTCGAGCAAGGGGTCCATCTCGTAGCGGCGCGCCCAGCGGAGGGGATCGAGCCACGACGAGTGCTCCGGGGGATGGACCACGCGGATCGCGGGATCGATCCGGGTCCGGGCGCCCGCTTCGGCCAGCGTGAACCCCAGGTCGGAGTCCTCGCGGAAGTAGATGCCTCGGCGTGGATCGAAGAAGGCCTCCGAGTATCCGCCGGCGCGCTCGAAGGCCTCGCGCCGTACGAACAGGTTCGTCGGAAGCCAGACCGGCGCCCCCTCCTTCCGCCGCCGCGCGGGCCGGCCGTCCGGGAGCAGCGTGTCCCCCTCGATCACGTCGAGGTCCGGCTCGTTCTCGATGCGGGCCGCCGCGCGCTCCAGCCAGTCCGCCGCCGGGGTGCAGTCGTCCTCCGTGAACGCGAGCCAGGCCGCGCGCGCCTCGCGCGCTCCGGCATTTCGAGCGGCGCCGGGGCCCCGCCGCTCTGGAAGCAGGACGGCGCGGGCGCCCGCCTTGTTGAGCCGGGCGCGAGTCGGGGGCGAGGGCTCCACGCCGTCGAACGCGACGATCCACTCGCGGAGCCCGGGGGCGAGGGTCTGACGCTCGAGGGCCTCGAGGAGGGGAAGGAGCCTGGATTCGTTTCCCAGGGTCGGCACGACGACGCTGAAGCGTGGAAGGGATGCGCTCAGGGACGGGCGGCGGCGGCGCGCCCGATCGGATCGCGCACGCGTTCGCGGAACCACGCCACGGTGCGCCGGAGCCCCTCGTCGAGCGGGGTCGTCGCGCGCCAGCCGAGGAGCTGCTCCGCACGCGAGGTGTCGAGGCAGCGCCGAGGCTGCCCGTCCGGCTTCGAGGGATCGAAGCGGAACCGTCCCGTGAATCCCGAGGCCGCCGCGACGCGATCCACCAGATCGCGGATCGAGATCTCCGAGCCCGCGCCCAGGTTCACCGGTTCGCTGCCGCGCAGGCGCTCGAGGGCGGACACCATTCCCTGGGCCGCGTCTCCGACGTACAGGAACTCGCGCGTGGCCCCTCCGGTGCCCCAGATCTCGATCTCCCGCTGTCCGGCGTCCGCGGCCTCGACGCACTTCCGCACCAGGGCCGGAATGACGTGGGACGTCTCGGGATCGAACTTGTCGCCGGGGCCGTACAGGTTCACCACCAGGAGGTTCACCGCGTCGAAGCCGAACTCCGCGCGATAGGCCTGCGACTGGACGAGCAGCATCTTCTTCGCGAGGCCGTAGGGCGCGTTGGTCTCTTCCGGGTAGCCGTTCCAGAGGTTCTCCTCGCGGAACGGCACGGGCGTGATCTTGGGATAGGAGCAGATCGTGCCCACGGACAGGAAGCGTCGCACGCCGGCGAGCCGAGCGCGCTCCATGAGCAGCGCTCCCATCATGAGGTTCTTGTAGAAGTAGGTCC
Proteins encoded:
- a CDS encoding SLBB domain-containing protein — encoded protein: MTSSLRILNSAPARLAAMLLLGLAPLWVHGVVRAAPATFPATGMPAMPGMPSTAADLSPPIAGRVDPATYRVGPGDEFALLYSDLGEPRIVRVGPTGTILLPDVGALAAAGLTLEELESRVRERMRPYVRGRGFGFSLYRPRRFRLYVTGEVGQPGGVALQAPARASEAVLAAGGVAGGGALRGIEIRRGSDTLRADLVLSSRGGRLDADPLVFESDVIYVPPSRARIGIGGAVVHPGRYDYVPGDRASDLVALAGGLLPGAALAGATIERFDPEGGAERSPLRLSEAIAAPGGPADEPLREGDRLFVPGRPRWQEGDQVTLVGEVARPGPYPIRSGVDRLSVVLAAAGGFTASADSAGLRIERTAAGAPSDSLFLRLTERNPDLLTPAERDYVAVTARERLALSAGAARALGDPVLHDGDRIVVPRRIGLVGVQGEVRAPGFVPYAPGRRVADYVEDAGGYTSRAYRSRIRVTRAATGARMDASEAGILREGDVVWVPTRPDHSTWASVRDVLTTAAQVATIYLVVREATK
- a CDS encoding glycosyltransferase, producing MPTLGNESRLLPLLEALERQTLAPGLREWIVAFDGVEPSPPTRARLNKAGARAVLLPERRGPGAARNAGAREARAAWLAFTEDDCTPAADWLERAAARIENEPDLDVIEGDTLLPDGRPARRRKEGAPVWLPTNLFVRREAFERAGGYSEAFFDPRRGIYFREDSDLGFTLAEAGARTRIDPAIRVVHPPEHSSWLDPLRWARRYEMDPLLEARHPEAFRSQIEVIRWGPISIRRPFVHACAVYVTALLAAAGAAVLGEAGVAAWLFALAGALALLIWGKWRWDPRKLPAALLVPPVLLASLWRGRERARDYLVASRTTR
- a CDS encoding GDP-L-fucose synthase, with the protein product MDDSSTSDPLPGLLLAPSSRIVVTGGTGFLGTHLMEALRDRGYVNAVTFGSAEYDLTREEEVAAMLDALEPEAIIHLAAVVGGIGANRRYPGTYFYKNLMMGALLMERARLAGVRRFLSVGTICSYPKITPVPFREENLWNGYPEETNAPYGLAKKMLLVQSQAYRAEFGFDAVNLLVVNLYGPGDKFDPETSHVIPALVRKCVEAADAGQREIEIWGTGGATREFLYVGDAAQGMVSALERLRGSEPVNLGAGSEISIRDLVDRVAAASGFTGRFRFDPSKPDGQPRRCLDTSRAEQLLGWRATTPLDEGLRRTVAWFRERVRDPIGRAAAARP